One Drosophila subobscura isolate 14011-0131.10 chromosome U, UCBerk_Dsub_1.0, whole genome shotgun sequence DNA window includes the following coding sequences:
- the LOC117900609 gene encoding ras-GEF domain-containing family member 1C-like isoform X5 — protein sequence MTWKWGFSKSSLPQNRAGTTAWVSVTMSFSTMSPKIGTNAANVILILRIVSGPLDSLVETLIPKNVIDLDKEFVFSFLLSSRLFLRPHELLGKLLDSVPDSECLESLVALLAEWTLKFPYDYRDERMMSHVKHIVARCSNSHLEAVVSQILSALLKRLTDLERHEADLRACQQTNSTADKNAVETTFNCPTATQYAQIVCRLEKKLAKHIGGEEFLQCSSMILLDKQKKWDQPSTSGGPPGAQDPKKTCNLETYLDWSARLRLFVCNEILQCGGIEDRSRTVERWSGVAQYCLLVGNYNSATAILESLESPAIARLKITWSKLQVTCQQLDCMQRHAEGHGHLWQKQAIVLNEQGQPQSLKTDKQAKDKSSTSIGGEATSTSTSECGGGATTSMDLDERPSTSASVIGHPVGITGTSAMNAMSAPETATLPVAGNSNAEQPPTSAPATPLTGTALGKPNDWVVIPVFADIVKLALGERENCLQRLQNGHINMVAFDRMAAIVGAFTKHMQAMKTAQTPSSGEYEHFCRHMQQTTKLGEAELMMASFDCEEPNNAEKLMYDLN from the exons ATGACTTGGAAATGGGGTTTCAGCAAATCGAG CTTGCCGCAAAATCGGGCGGGCACAACCGCGTGGGTGTCGGTGACGATGTCGTTCAGTACGATGTCCCCAAAAATCGGCACAAACGCAGCCAATGTGATATTAATTTTGAG AATAGTTTCAGGGCCATTGGACTCCCTGGTCGAGACGCTCATACCCAAAAATGTCATCGACTTAGATAAG gAATTTGTattctcgtttttattatcGTCACGCTTATTTCTGCGTCCCCATGAACTGCTGGGTAAACTATTGGACTCGGTACCTGATAGCGAATGTTTAGAATCACTAGTAGCCCTCCTGGCCGAGTGGACACTGAAGTTCCCCTACGACTATCGGGATGAGCGCATGATGAGCCATGTCAAACATATCGTTGCCAG ATGTTCCAATTCGCATTTAGAGGCCGTTGTCTCCCAAATACTGAGTGCCTTACTAAAACGTTTGACTGATTTAGAGAGACATGAGGCCGACCTACGTGCTTGCCAACAGACCAACAGCACAGCCGACAAG AACGCAGTCGAAACAACATTCAACTGTCCAACAGCCACGCAATACGCACAAATTGTCTGCCGACTGGAGAAGAAATTGGCAAAACACATTGGCGGCGAGGAGTTCttgcagtgcagcagcatgaTTCTGTTGGATAAACAG AAGAAATGGGACCAACCATCCACATCGGGTGGACCACCCGGCGCACAGGATCCAAAGAAGACATGCAACCTGGAAACGTATCTGGATTGGTCGGCACGTCtccgtctgtttgtttgcaatGAGATACTGCAG TGTGGTGGCATCGAGGACCGGAGTCGCACCGTTGAGCGGTGGAGTGGCGTAGCCCAGTATTGTCTGCTTGTGGGCAACTACAACAGCGCCACAGCCATTCTGGAGTCTCTGGAATCACCCGCGATAGCAAGGCTGAAAATTACG TGGAGCAAATTGCAAGTGACGTGCCAACAACTGGATTGCATGCAGCGACATGCCGAGGGACATGGTCATTTGTGGCAGAAACAGGCAATCGTCTTAAATGAACAAGGCCAACCACAAAGTCTCAAGACTGATAAGCAGGCTAAGGACAAGTCATCCACATCAATAGGAGGAgaagcaacatcaacatcaacatcagaatgtggaggaggagctacCACATCAATGGACTTAGATGAGAGACCGTCGACCAGTGCGAGTGTGATTGGGCATCCAGTTGGCATAACAGGCACTTCCGCCATGAATGCAATGTCGGCACCGGAAACAGCGACATTGCCTGTGGCTGGCAACAGCAATGCGGAGCAGCCACCAACATCAGCCCCTGCCACGCCATTAACTGGAACGGCACTGGGCAAACCCAATGATTGGGTTGTTATTCCAGTGTTTGCGGATATTGTTAAATTGGCACTGGGCGAACGTGAGAACTGCTTGCAGCG CTTGCAAAATGGCCACATCAATATGGTGGCCTTCGATCGAATGGCGGCCATTGTCGGCGCGTTCACCAAGCACATGCAGGCGATGAAAACAGCACAGACGCCTTCCAGCGGGGAGTACGAACACTTTTGCCGGCATATGCAGCAAACTACAAAACTCGGTGAAGCGG aaCTAATGATGGCCTCGTTCGACTGCGAGGAACCCAATAATGCTGAAAAGCTAATGTATGATCTAAACTAG